In the genome of Candidatus Promineifilum breve, the window ATCCGTGTTCTATTCATTGATCCACATAGGATTGACACGGATTCGACGGGTTAAAACGGATAGCTCGATCCGTGTTCATCCGTGTTCATCCGTGTTATCCGTGTTCTATTCATTGATCTTCGTATCCAGGCGACTATCAGAGGGTTCACAGCTCACCCGGCACAACCAGCAGCGCCTCCAGCGCGGCGCGGTCGAGCACCGTCACCTGGCGGCCGGTGACCTGAATCCAGCCGGCGCGGCGGAAGCGGCCGAGGGCCTTGTTGATGCTGACGCGGGTGGCCCCGGTCATCTCGGCCAGGTCGGTCTGGGTCAGCGACAGGTCGATGATCGTGCCGTCGGCGGCGCGCCGGCCATACTGGTCGGCCAGATTGAGCAGCGTGCGCGCCAGCCGCCCCGGCAGGTCGAGGAAAAAGATGTCGGCCAGTTGCGTATTGAGGCGGCGAATGTGGCGGGCCAGCGTCTTGAGCACGTGGAGGGCGAACTCGGGGTTGTCGGTCAGATATTGGATGAACTCCTCGCGGTGGAGCGTCCACGTCTCGCTCGGTTCCAGGGTGATGGCCGTGGCCGAGCGCGGCGCGTCGTCGATGAGGGCCATCTCGCCGAAGAAGTCGCCGGGGCCGAGGATGGCCAGCACGACTTCCTGGCCGTCGCTGGTGGTGTGGCTGATCTTGATCTTGCCGCGGCTGATGAGATAGAGCAGCCCGCCGGGGTCGCCCAGGTGGAAGATGACCTGGCCGGGGCTGAAGCGGCGCGGCACGAGGGCCTTGGCCAGTGCGGCGACGTGGTCTTCCGGCAAATTGGCGAAAAAGGGCACGACCTGCAAGGCCTGCACGGCGTTACTATCCCGCGTTGTCGGCATCAACCCGTCTCCTCGTTAGCCTCAATTCCCTGGCTCCATTCTATCGGGTTTGTTACGAGCGGCAAGGCAGTGGTCAGCGGGTAGTGGGCAGTGGATAGTGGGCAGACTGTCCACTGCCCACTACCCACTACCCACTATTCGTCATTATCTCCCACGCCGGTAGCCCATTGACAATCCCCACCGTCTCCACGCTAACAGCCACCACCTGCCCGATAAGGCGTACCACGTATTGCGGGTCATCGGCGCGGTTGGGGTCGTTGGTGATGCCGCTGCGCTTGTCGGTGGTCACGCGGTACTGGTCGATGACCCATTCCAGCGCCGAGCGGTTGCCCAGCCGGTAGTCGAACGCGGCCGCGGGGATGCCGCCCAGGGTCAGGAAGTCGTTGTAGACGATCTGCGTCCGGTCCTTGCTCAGGCGCATCTTTTCCACGCGCCAGTCCAGCGGTTGGTCAGGGTTCTCGATGCGCGTGAGGGGGTACTCCGGCTGCTGCTCGTAGTTCACGTGCAACGCGGCCAGCCGCGCCCCGGCCCGCACATAGGCCCAGAAGTCGCGGACGAAGGGGATGCGCGGCAATTCGCGCCGCAGATTGGCGGCGTAGGTCTGGCGGTAGGCGGGGTGGTGGAGCAGGGCGTAGACGTAGTGGAAGATGGCCCACTTGTCGATGGCTGAGTGGTCAGTGGCCGGTGGATAGTGGTCGGTCTGACCACTGACCACTGACCACTGACCACTGTACACTTCCTGGAAGCGGGCCAGCGCCCAATCGGTGATGTTCTCGCGGCGGTTGCTGCCGTCTTCGTTGTAGGTGTAGAAGGGGAAGCATTGAGAATCACCTGTCAAATGTAGATCAGGGATGCTGTCGGTGACCAGACAGTGGAATGGTTTGGTGTTACCAAGTGTTCTCAGACATATTACAAGGTTTTCACTTTTCTGATGTGGAAATATTAGTGGAATACGCCCACGCCGATGGGTTAGCACTTTGTCAAAGAAAAGACTTTGCTTACAAAATGGCCGATATAAGGCAAACCTGACTTTATCCTCGGCGAATTCTGCCTTTTCGTGTCGGAGCAATGCTTCGGTTAATCTGCTGCTCCATTTGATTTTTGTCTCATCATTTGTAATGAAATCGTCCGGCTTAGCGTTTCTATTGAGACGGTTATGCCACTTCTCTACGTCCCAATTGAATGTTTCAATAAAGTGGAGGATATTCTGCGAGAGGGCACTGCTATCGAAATTGTAAGCCCATGCGTCACGATTAGTGTTGGCTCCTAGGCTATAGAGCCAGAAAACACTTTCACTTTCAGCCAACTCGTTTGTTTTTGACGCCATAGTCCCTATTGGAATAAATGAACCAAATGATTCATCCATTCCTTCTGTAAGCCAATTGTAGTTTTCATCCGGAAACAGTTCACTCCATTCAATATTTCTGTAATTGCCCTTGACGTCTAGAAACTCGTATTTTTCGCCCCTACGCCAGAACTCCTCAGTTCGTGCGTAAAATAATTTTCCACCTCCTTGATGTTCTTTACGCCGAATTAATATGGTAATACAAACCCCTACTTGGATCCCGAATACATTGTGAGTTGTCCCTGAAATCTTCGGATTTTTACGAACGTTTCCACCTAAGTCCATAACGTAGATCGAGTCAAAATCCTGTAAAAGATGCTTTCGCATTCCGTCAAATGCAATAGCCTCCAGAAAGCTGCTGTTGCTTACATAGGCAATTACACCTTCCTCACCAATACGATCAGATGCCCATCTGAAAGCTTTCACATACGGGTCAGATAGATCGCTCTTATCAGTAGCATGAGAATCATATGCATATGTATCACTAACGGCGCGCCCCAGCATTTTATACACACGGTTTTTGTTATTATCATTCGCATTCACCTGCCCAGAGTTATAGGGCGGGTTGCCGATAATCACGAAAATCGGCGCTTGCCGCTGCCGTTCCACCCGTTCGGTATTCTCCGGCACAAAGAGGCGGAATTGCTGTTGCGGGTTATCCTTCTCGGCCAACTCAAACGTATCCACCAACGCGATCCCCTCAAACGGCTCATACTGCCCGGTCAATTCCACGTACTCGTGCTCGATGTTCATGCTGGCGATGTAGTAGGGCAGCAGCATGACCTCGTTGCAGAACAGTTCGGCGCGGTACTTCTGCTCCAGCCGGGTGCGGGGCATCTGGCGCATGACGCGCAGGATGAAGTTGCCCGTGCCCACGAACGGGTCGAGGATGGCCACGCCGTCGGCCGCCAGCCCGTCGGCCCGGCCGAATTCGCGCCGCAGGATGTCATCGACCGAGCGCACCATGAAATCGACCACGGCCTGCGGCGTATAGACGATGCCGTGGGTGTCGGCCACCTTGACGCTGAAGCCCTGGAAGAACTGCTCGTAGACCGTATTGAGAAAGGTCTGCTTCTCGCGGTAATTGTCGATGGTGGCCGCCGTGGTCTCGATGGCCCCGTAGAAGCGATCGAGGCGGCCGAGGAAGGCCTCGCGGCTGAATGAGCGGCTGGTGAGGGCGGTGATGACCTTCTCGATCTCGTGGGCGATGACGTTGCGCTGGGCGAAGTCGGGATTGTTGAACACCTTGCGGAAGATGCGCTCGGTCAGCAGGTGCTGGATGAGCATCTCTTCCACGGCCGCCACGGAGATATTGGGGTTCACGGCCTGCCGGGCGACCTCGGCGAAGTCGTCGAAGGCGGCGGCGAAGCGTTTGTTCTCCTTGAGTTCCTTTTCGATGAGGCTCTTCAGGTTCAGGGCCAGCTCCGGCACTTTCACGCTGAACTCGGCCACGGCCCGATCCCACTGTTCGTAGTGGGGCGGCTCGTAGGCGAAGAACTCCTTGAGGATGCTGACCAGCCGCTCCGGGTCGGTCAGGTCCTCGTCGGCCGCTTCCTTGCCGTCCTGATAGAGGATGGCCCGCGTCGGCGATTGGAACAGGATGTTGTCGGTCGGGTAGCCCTTTTTGAACTTGGCCCGCGCTTCCTTGGGCAGGTCGTCGTCGGTGTCCTTGGCCTCCCACACGCCGTGGCGCAGGCCGAACGTGTCGACCAGGACGCCATCGAGGCGCAACTGGCTTTGCCCCTTGCGGGCCAACTGGTACTGCTCCTGGAGCGTCCAGCCGTGGGGCGCGGCGCAGGCCCGCAGCAGCGCGGCGAAGTGGGGAGCGACGGCCCCCTCGTGGAGCAGGCTCAACTGGCCGCTCTCGGCCACGGCTTTGTAGAAGTTGGTGACGATCTTGTGGCTGGGTTTCAGGTTCAAATCGGGCATGGGCGGTATTGTACCGTCGGGGAAGAAGAAAGAGAACAGTGGGCAGTGGGCAGTGGACAGTCTGCCCACTGTCCACTACCCACTGCCCACTGCCCTCAGATTATGCGGAACTGCCGCAGTATCCGCGTATTAATCACCCCCAGCGCCAGCGTCAGCCCCAGCAGCACGGCCAACTCCGGCGCGACGGCGGCCAACCCCGCATCGTAGACCACCACCTGCTTCAGCGCGTTGGCGGCGTAGTAGAGCGGCATCACGTAGGCCAGCTTGCCCAGCCCGAACGGGATGTTGTCCAGCGGGATCAGCCCGATGAACAACGCCTGCGGGATGACCACGACCG includes:
- a CDS encoding Crp/Fnr family transcriptional regulator, coding for MPTTRDSNAVQALQVVPFFANLPEDHVAALAKALVPRRFSPGQVIFHLGDPGGLLYLISRGKIKISHTTSDGQEVVLAILGPGDFFGEMALIDDAPRSATAITLEPSETWTLHREEFIQYLTDNPEFALHVLKTLARHIRRLNTQLADIFFLDLPGRLARTLLNLADQYGRRAADGTIIDLSLTQTDLAEMTGATRVSINKALGRFRRAGWIQVTGRQVTVLDRAALEALLVVPGEL
- a CDS encoding type ISP restriction/modification enzyme, which codes for MPDLNLKPSHKIVTNFYKAVAESGQLSLLHEGAVAPHFAALLRACAAPHGWTLQEQYQLARKGQSQLRLDGVLVDTFGLRHGVWEAKDTDDDLPKEARAKFKKGYPTDNILFQSPTRAILYQDGKEAADEDLTDPERLVSILKEFFAYEPPHYEQWDRAVAEFSVKVPELALNLKSLIEKELKENKRFAAAFDDFAEVARQAVNPNISVAAVEEMLIQHLLTERIFRKVFNNPDFAQRNVIAHEIEKVITALTSRSFSREAFLGRLDRFYGAIETTAATIDNYREKQTFLNTVYEQFFQGFSVKVADTHGIVYTPQAVVDFMVRSVDDILRREFGRADGLAADGVAILDPFVGTGNFILRVMRQMPRTRLEQKYRAELFCNEVMLLPYYIASMNIEHEYVELTGQYEPFEGIALVDTFELAEKDNPQQQFRLFVPENTERVERQRQAPIFVIIGNPPYNSGQVNANDNNKNRVYKMLGRAVSDTYAYDSHATDKSDLSDPYVKAFRWASDRIGEEGVIAYVSNSSFLEAIAFDGMRKHLLQDFDSIYVMDLGGNVRKNPKISGTTHNVFGIQVGVCITILIRRKEHQGGGKLFYARTEEFWRRGEKYEFLDVKGNYRNIEWSELFPDENYNWLTEGMDESFGSFIPIGTMASKTNELAESESVFWLYSLGANTNRDAWAYNFDSSALSQNILHFIETFNWDVEKWHNRLNRNAKPDDFITNDETKIKWSSRLTEALLRHEKAEFAEDKVRFALYRPFCKQSLFFDKVLTHRRGRIPLIFPHQKSENLVICLRTLGNTKPFHCLVTDSIPDLHLTGDSQCFPFYTYNEDGSNRRENITDWALARFQEVYSGQWSVVSGQTDHYPPATDHSAIDKWAIFHYVYALLHHPAYRQTYAANLRRELPRIPFVRDFWAYVRAGARLAALHVNYEQQPEYPLTRIENPDQPLDWRVEKMRLSKDRTQIVYNDFLTLGGIPAAAFDYRLGNRSALEWVIDQYRVTTDKRSGITNDPNRADDPQYVVRLIGQVVAVSVETVGIVNGLPAWEIMTNSG